From a region of the Phaseolus vulgaris cultivar G19833 chromosome 6, P. vulgaris v2.0, whole genome shotgun sequence genome:
- the LOC137832443 gene encoding pyridoxal 5'-phosphate synthase subunit PDX1 → MEGEGSRVVALYDGNGAITETKKSPFSVKVGLAQMLRGGVIMDVVNADQARIAEEAGACAVMALERVPADIRAQGGVARMSDPQLIKEIKRAVTIPVMAKARIGHFVEAQILEAIGIDYVDESEVLTLADDANHINKHNFRIPFVCGCRNLGEALRRIREGAAMIRTKGEAGTGNIIEAVRHVRSVMSDIRVLRNMDDDEVFTFAKSIAAPYDLVMQTKQLGRLPVVHFAAGGVATPADAALMMQLGCDGVFVGSGVFKSGDPAKRARAIVQAVTHYSDPEILAEVSCGLGEAMVGINLSDTNVERFANRSE, encoded by the coding sequence ATGGAAGGAGAAGGATCTCGTGTGGTTGCCCTCTATGATGGCAACGGTGCCATCACTGAAACCAAGAAGTCCCCCTTCTCCGTCAAAGTCGGTCTAGCCCAGATGCTCCGTGGCGGCGTTATCATGGACGTCGTTAACGCCGACCAGGCCCGCATCGCCGAAGAGGCTGGGGCCTGCGCCGTCATGGCCCTCGAGCGCGTACCCGCCGACATCCGGGCCCAGGGTGGCGTGGCCCGCATGAGCGACCCACAGCTGATTAAGGAAATCAAGCGGGCCGTCACCATCCCCGTCATGGCTAAGGCCCGCATCGGACACTTCGTAGAGGCCCAGATCCTGGAGGCCATAGGCATCGATTACGTGGACGAGAGCGAGGTTCTCACCCTGGCAGATGACGCCAACCACATCAACAAGCACAACTTCCGCATCCCCTTTGTCTGCGGCTGCCGCAACCTTGGGGAGGCCCTCCGCCGCATCCGCGAGGGCGCCGCCATGATCCGCACCAAGGGCGAGGCTGGCACCGGCAACATCATCGAGGCCGTGCGTCACGTCCGCTCCGTCATGAGCGACATTAGGGTTCTCCGCAACATGGACGATGACGAGGTCTTCACCTTCGCCAAGAGCATCGCCGCGCCCTACGACCTTGTCATGCAGACCAAGCAACTCGGCCGCCTCCCCGTCGTCCACTTTGCCGCAGGTGGCGTCGCTACCCCCGCCGACGCGGCCCTCATGATGCAGCTCGGCTGCGATGGCGTCTTCGTTGGCTCCGGCGTCTTCAAGAGCGGTGACCCCGCCAAACGGGCTAGAGCCATTGTTCAGGCCGTGACTCATTACAGCGACCCCGAGATTTTGGCTGAGGTCAGTTGCGGCTTGGGTGAAGCCATGGTTGGAATCAATTTGAGCGATACCAACGTTGAGAGGTTCGCCAATCGCTCTGAATGA
- the LOC137832447 gene encoding uncharacterized protein, giving the protein MVSKVKRGPVKSIKDLRNNNNRRWRRKTPIKNVVAASSAALASIRRRITKLFSKIARISTTHKKKATSYKILKKTTTTEEHEEQLDAIRRTLVFDDATTTPLLPPSLSIRKTVFLDLDETLVHSHPSPPPERFDFVVRPVIDGEPMDFYVLKRPGVDELLEALASKYEVVVFTAALKEYASMVLDRLDRNRFISHRLYRDSCRNIDGKLVKDLQETGRDLKRVVIVDDNPSSFSNQPENAILIRPFVDDIFDRELWKLRSFFEGSDCCDDMRDAVKRYAAVHQQH; this is encoded by the coding sequence ATGGTATCAAAGGTGAAGAGAGGACCAGTGAAGTCCATCAAGGACCTTCGTAACAATAACAACCGTCGTTGGCGCCGGAAAACCCCAATAAAAAATGTGGTGGCGGCGTCCTCCGCTGCCCTGGCCTCCATCCGCCGCCGTATCACGAAACTCTTCTCGAAGATCGCGCGCATCAGCACCACCCACAAGAAAAAAGCAACCTCCTACAAGATCCTCAAAAAGACAACAACGACAGAAGAACACGAAGAACAACTCGATGCCATTCGCCGCACCCTGGTGTTCGACGATGCCACCACCACGCCGCTCCTCCCTCCTTCCCTCTCCATCAGAAAAACCGTGTTCCTCGACCTTGACGAAACGCTCGTCCACTCCCACCCCTCGCCGCCGCCGGAGCGCTTCGACTTCGTCGTCCGGCCGGTCATCGACGGCGAGCCCATGGACTTCTATGTCCTCAAGCGCCCCGGCGTCGACGAGCTCCTCGAGGCCCTCGCCTCGAAGTACGAGGTTGTCGTTTTCACGGCAGCACTAAAGGAGTACGCGTCCATGGTGCTGGACCGGCTCGACCGGAACCGGTTCATCTCGCACCGGCTCTACCGCGATTCGTGCCGCAACATAGACGGGAAGCTCGTGAAAGACCTTCAGGAAACGGGTCGCGATCTGAAACGGGTTGTTATAGTGGATGATAACCCAAGTTCATTTTCGAACCAACCCGAGAATGCAATTCTGATTCGGCCCTTTGTGGATGACATTTTCGACCGGGAGCTTTGGAAATTGAGAAGCTTTTTTGAGGGGTCTGATTGCTGTGATGACATGAGAGATGCTGTTAAGCGCTATGCCGCTGTGCATCAGCAACATTag
- the LOC137832450 gene encoding uncharacterized protein: MEGKILECQNQGQAVENLSAGLSSFSLSDQICNSGSPQDDQVGGRRRNCDTKEYFDSFSSDSTGRCSTNASRLYPEFPEKQLEKHNEDMESSANLQGRYFYYDAPLQEDTGVWIPVSVPPMLEDDHKEWAKGFPSNGGYFPDDDLGWNQYVGDERELTMWDVLAEMLLVARGKVTSLASGDLHMCNFSWISSHVLEQAWREMAQTLTEANFGNVRELLEADPPKWLADSAASSCMLCGVRFHPIMCSRHHCRFCGGIFCGECSKGRSLLPSKFQVSDPQRVCDVCCVRLESVQPYLMDHVSNAAQLPTHDLTDLSTLRSWVNFPWGQSMEYEIYKATNTIKAYNQIGFLKPEKSIPDVILRKAKGLAIITVVKVGVVVTYNIGTGLVVARREDGSWSAPSAVSTFGVGWGAQAGGELTDFIIVLRTNDAVKTFSGNMHISLGAGLSAAVGVVGRSVEADVRAGDGGYAACYTYSCSKGAFVGCSLEGSMVTTRTQENSRFYGSQSIAATDILDSLPRPPAAAILYRALTDLYSKLDG; encoded by the exons ATGGAGGGCAAAATCTTGGAGTGTCAGAATCAGGGGCAAGCTGTGGAAAATTTATCTGCAGGGCTTTCTAGTTTCTCCCTTAGCGACCAGATATGCAATTCCGGTTCTCCTCAG GATGATCAGGTGGGTGGTAGGAGGAGGAATTGCGATACTAAAGAGTATTTTGATTCCTTTTCCTCTGATAGTACTGGACGGTGTTCTACAAATGCTTCTAGATTATATCCTGAATTCCCCGAAAAACAATTGGAAAAACATAACGAAGATATGGAGTCTTCAGCTAATCTTCAGGGAAGGTATTTCTATTACGATGCTCCACTGCAGGAAGATACTGGAGTGTGGATACCAGTTTCAGTTCCACCTATGTTGGAAGATGATCATAAAGAGTGGGCCAAAGGTTTTCCATCAAACGGTGGCTATTTTCCTGATGATGACTTGGGGTGGAATCAATATGTAGGAGACGAAAGGGAATTGACTATGTGGGATGTGCTAGCAGAAATGTTACTTGTGGCTCGGGGAAAAGTGACTTCTTTGGCTTCAGGAGATCTTCATATGTGTAATTTTTCGTGGATATCCAGCCATGTACTAGAACAAGCTTGGAGAGAGATGGCACAAACTCTTACAGAGGCCAATTTTGGTAATGTGAGGGAACTATTAGAAGCTGATCCTCCAAAATGGTTAGCTGATAGTGCTGCTTCTTCTTGTATGCTTTGTGGTGTGAGGTTTCATCCCATCATGTGCTCTCGACATCACTGTCGGTTTTGTGGAGGAATATTTTGTGGTGAGTGCTCTAAAGGGCGGAGCTTGTTGCCATCAAAATTCCAAGTTTCTGACCCCCAAAGAGTATGTGATGTATGCTGTGTCCGACTTGAGTCTGTACAGCCTTATTTGATGGATCATGTAAGCAATGCTGCTCAGTTGCCAACCCATGACCTGACGGATCTGAGCACTTTGAGATCTTGGGTTAATTTTCCTTGGGGACAGTCCATGGAATATGAAATTTACAAGGCAACTAACACTATCAAGGCTTATAATCAG ATTGGTTTTCTAAAGCCCGAGAAGTCAATTCCAGATGTCATTCTAAGAAAAGCAAAGGGCCTTGCAATTATCACTGTGGTTAAAGTAGGAGTGGTGGTCACGTATAACATTGGAACAGGACTTGTGGTCGCACGAAGGGAAGATGGTTCATGGTCTGCTCCATCTGCTGTGTCCACCTTTGGTGTAGGGTGGGGGGCTCAG GCTGGAGGAGAGTTGACAGACTTCATTATTGTCTTGAGAACAAATGATGCTGTCAAGACATTTAGTGGCAATATGCATATTTCACTTGGAGCTGGTTTGAGTGCTGCAGTAGGCGTTGTTGGTAGATCAGTTGAAGCTGATGTTCGAGCTGGTGATGGTGGTTATGCTGCTTGTTATACCTACAGCTGCAGTAAAG GTGCATTTGTTGGATGTTCACTTGAAGGGAGTATGGTAACTACTCGCACGCAAGAAAATTCCCGTTTCTATGGCAGCCAGTCTATAGCTGCAACAGACATACTTGACTCACTGCCTAGGCCACCTGCTGCTGCCATTCTCTACCGTGCACTTACTGATCTCTATTCCAAGCTTGATGGATGA
- the LOC137832451 gene encoding uncharacterized protein yields the protein MSEEQVGRRKLEVTRQLALHIERMKRPYIMAKRYDWEGFRKFFCEHKNLLDKQIDLHHSTPFHYAAHCGNPEMYKEMIEWVGEGDIKRVLRLQDDMGNTPLHEVAFTGEVEMTKSILEHEEEAGSDQYQALIEMRNNLGETPVYRAAALGKTDLLIFFLEDCQVDPNIHFHRQEDKMSILHTAVIDQFFGTALWILKNYDYLANEKEQNDLTTLQLLAKMPSTFKSQTPMGPFKSFLYILLPNFQDYKYYDQNNGCTTKEEDLERGRNNRNEPSSTETHLEDNMREGQKLEKHKKGKKESPRTQRNLSAWSTTVFSWLWYSMWKVLAKEWKEIDKLWRKKEMHNLAKELVHLLVQKDFSWRNTAIARDKTVSMGRSQREGKPKEEKKEQEGASKPTTYTPLLMAACNGITEIVELIIHFHPHSIEHVSEDEQNILYMAVKHRQKEIYRILKKLKMVRSLAGKIDKDNNTVLHHTAEFQGGSQPGYAMQLQEELHWFDRIEKRVPYHYTIHKNQHNQTAKQLFVEKHASLLKDAREWIKETAQSCSAVAVLVATVVFAAAYTVPGGTDDYGFPRFLHHAIFFVFTIMDIVALIGSLASVIMFLSILTSPCEMWDFRKSLPRKLMAGFALLFFSMATTMLAFSATILINIKLEGNKWTSSLTYCAAFFPVCIFALVQFPLFMAIKGCVRSLRRNLKKIIPRFLLKLVKRRKKLWDV from the exons ATGAGCGAGGAACAGGTAGGGAGGAGGAAATTAGAGGTCACAAGGCAACTAGCCTTGCACATTGAAAGAATGAAAAGGCCATATATAATGGCCAAGAGATATGACTGGGAAGGTTTCCGGAAATTTTTCTGCGAACACAAGAATCTGTTGGACAAGCAAATCGACTTGCACCACAGCACCCCTTTTCACTACGCAGCACACTGTGGGAACCCAGAAATGTACAAGGAGATGATTGAGTGGGTGGGTGAGGGAGACATAAAGCGTGTTCTGAGGTTGCAGGATGACATGGGGAACACGCCACTCCATGAGGTGGCCTTCACAGGAGAAGTGGAGATGACAAAGAGCATTCTGGAGCACGAGGAGGAAGCAGGGTCCGATCAGTATCAGGCATTGATAGAGATGAGGAACAATTTGGGAGAAACTCCTGTTTACAGAGCAGCTGCACTTGGAAAGACAGACTTGCTCATCTTCTTCCTTGAAGACTGTCAAGTTGATCCCAACATCCATTTTCACCGACAAGAGGATAAGATGTCCATTCTTCACACTGCTGTCATTGATCAGTTCTTTG GCACAGCTTTAtggattttaaaaaactatgaCTACCTCGCTAATGAAAAAGAACAGAATGATCTCACAACTCTCCAATTGCTAGCAAAGATGCCCTCTACGTTTAAAAGTCAAACCCCAATGGGTCCTTTCAAAAGTTTCTTATACATTT TGCTTCCTAACTTTCAAGATTACAAATACTACGATCAAAATAATGGATGCACTACAAAAGAGGAAGATTTGGAAAGAGGCAGAAACAACAGAAATGAACCATCTTCAACTGAAACGCACCTTGAGGATAACATGAGAGAAGGGCAAAAACTGGAAAAACACAAGAAAGGAAAAAAGGAGTCACCTAGAACTCAAAGGAATCTCTCAG CTTGGTCAACTACAGTTTTTTCATGGCTGTGGTATTCCATGTGGAAGGTTCTAGCCAAAG AATGGAAAGAGATTGATAAACTTTGGAGGAAAAAGGAAATGCATAATTTAGCAAAGGAACTAGTACACTTGCTAGTACAAAAAGACTTTTCATGGCGAAATACTGCCATAGCAAGGGATAAAACAGTTTCCATGGGGAGATCACAACGTGAAGGAAAGCCCAAAGAGGAAAAAAAGGAACAAGAGGGTGCAAGCAAACCTACTACATATACCCCCTTGCTTATGGCTGCTTGCAATGGAATTACAGAGATTGTTGAATTAATAATTCATTTTCATCCTCATTCAATTGAGCATGTTAGTGAAGATGAGCAAAACATATTGTACATGGCTGTAAAGCACCGCCAGAAGGAAATTTATCGAATCttaaagaaattgaaaatgGTGAGAAGTCTTGCTGGAAAAATAGACAAGGACAATAACACTGTCCTTCATCACACTGCAGAATTTCAAGGGGGTTCCCAACCTGGTTATGCCATGCAGCTGCAAGAGGAGTTGCATTGGTTTGAT CGCATAGAAAAGAGAGTCCCTTATCATTATACCATTCACAAAAACCAACACAACCAAACTGCAAAGCAACTTTTTGTGGAAAAGCATGCATCACTCCTTAAGGATGCTCGTGAATGGATAAAAGAAACTGCTCAATCGTGTTCTGCAGTAGCTGTTCTTGTTGCCACTGTTGTCTTTGCAGCAGCCTACACTGTCCCTGGAGGCACAGATGACTATGGCTTCCCTAGATTTCTTCATCACGCCATATTCTTCGTCTTCACAATTATGGATATTGTGGCTCTTATAGGTTCTTTGGCTTCTGTGATTATGTTCCTCTCAATCCTCACATCACCCTGTGAGATGTGGGACTTTCGAAAATCTCTCCCTCGAAAATTGATGGCAGGTTTTGCCTTGTTGTTCTTCTCCATGGCCACAACAATGCTAGCATTCAGCGCCACAATTTTGATCAACATCAAGTTAGAGGGGAACAAATGGACTTCAAGTTTGACATATTGTGCAGCATTCTTCCCTGTATGCATATTTGCATTGGTGCAGTTCCCTCTATTCATGGCCATCAAAGGATGTGTTCGTAGCTTACGTAGGAACCTTAAGAAGATTATTCCTAGGTTCCTCCTTAAGTTGGTCAAAAGGAGAAAGAAACTATGGGACGTCTGA